The Streptomyces racemochromogenes DNA segment TCCTCGTCCAGCGGCTCCGTCATCAGGGCGTAGTCGTAGACGGGGACGGTGAAGGGCCGGATCCGGCGGACCAGCGAGGGGAAGATGTTGGTGCCCAGGGCGACCCGGCGGGCGAGGATCGTCCCGTAGGGGGTCTCCACGGTCATCCCGGCGCCGGCCTGCGCCATCTTCAGGCCGCGGGTGTTCTCGTAGATCCGCACGCCCTGCTCCAGGCAGGCCCGCTTGAGCCCCCAGGCCAGCCTGGCGGGGTTGAGCATGGCGACGCCGTCGCGGTCCCACAGGCCCGCGAGGAAGGTCGGCGAGTCGACCTCCGCGCGCAGGGCCTCGCCCTCCAGCCACTCGGAGCCCGCCCCGAGGCCGAGCTTGACGGCCTCCTCGTGCAGCTCCCGCAGTTCCTCGACCTGGTGCGGCTCGGTGGCCACGTCGATCTCGCCGGTGCGCTCGAAGTCGCAGTCGATGCCGTAGCGGGCGACGGCCTCCTCGATGGCGTCGAGGTTGCGCGCGCCCAGCTCCTCCAGCTTGGCCAGCTCGCCCGGCCAGCGGGCCATGCCGTTGGCCAGGCCGTGGGTGAGGGAGGCCGCGCAGAACCCGCCGTTGCGCCCGGAGGCGGCCCAGCCCGCCTCCTTGCTCTCGATCAGTACGACGTCCCGGCCGGGGTCGCGCTCCTTGGCGATCAGCGCGGTCCACAGGCCGCTGTAACCGCCGCCCACGACCAGCAGGTCGCAGCGCTCGTCGGAGGTGAGGGCCGGCTGTGGCGCCGGGCGGCCGGGGTCGTCCAGCCAGTACGAGACCGGCTTGGCCTCGGAAAGGGATTTCGCAACACTACGCATGGCGACTGGGGCCATGGCTTCCAACTCCCTACGGGGTTTCTACTGCGGTTGTGCCTTCTTGCGGCGGTTGCCGGCCCACTGGCCGGCGAGGACCACCAGCACCGCGATGGCGAACATCGCCGTGCCGATGACGTTGATCTGGACGGGCGTACCGCGCTGGGCCGATCCCCACACGAACATGGGGAAGGTGACGGTGTTGCCCGAGTTGAAGTTGGTGATGATGAAGTCGTCGAAGGAGAGCGCGAAGGACAGCAGCGCGCCCGCCGCGATACCGGGGGCCGCGATCGGCAGGGTGACCCTGAGGAAGGTCTGCACCGGTCCGGCGTAGAGGTCGCGGGCGGCCTCCTCCAGGCGCGGGTCCATGGACAGGACGCGTGCCTTGACGGCGGCGACGACGAAGCTGAGGCAGAACATCACGTGGGCGATGAGGATCGTCCAGAAGCCCAGCTGGATGCCCATGTTGAGGAAGAGGGCGAGCAGCGAGGCCGCCATCACGATCTCGGGCATGGCCATCGGCAGGAAGATCAGCGAGTTCACCGCGCCGCGCGCCCGGAACCGGTACCGGACCAGCGCGAAGGCGATGGCGGTGCCGAGGACCGTGGCGCCGATGGTGGCCCACAGGGCGATCTGGAGGGACAGGGCGAGGGAGCCGCACAGGTCGGCGACCCCACAGGGGTCCTTCCAGGCGTCGAGGGAGAACTCCTGCCAGGCGTAGTTGAACCGCCCGGTGGGGTTGTTGAACGAGAACACCGTCACGACGACGTTCGGCAGGATCAGGTACGCGAGCGTGGTGAGGCCCGCGATGACCACGAGATTGCGGCGGAGCCAACGCATCAGACCAGGTCCTCCGTCCCCGCTCGGCGGATGTAGATGGTGACCATGATCAGCACGATGGCCATGAGGATGAAGGACAGCGCGGCCGCTGTCGGGTAGTCGAGGATCCGCAGGTACTGCGACTGGATGACGTTGCCGATCATCCGGGTGTCCGTGGAGCCGAGCAGTTCGGCGTTGACGTAGTCGCCGCTCGCCGGGATGAAGGTGAGCAGGGTCCCGGAGACCACGCCCGGCATCGAGAGCGGGAAGGTCACCTTGCGGAACACGGTGGCGGGGGTGGCGTAGAGGTCGCCGGCGGCCTCGTGGAGGCGGGTGTCGATGCGCTCCAGCGAGGTGTAGAGCGGCAGGATCATGAAGGGGAGGAAGTTGTACGTCAGGCCGCAGACCACGGCGAGCGGCGTGGCCAGGACGCGGTCCCCCTCGGTCATCCCGAGCCAGCTGGTGACGTCGAGGAAGCCGACGGCGTCGAGGGCGCCGACCACCGGGCCGCCGTCGGCCAGGATCGTCTTCCAGGCCAGCGTGCGGATGAGGAAGCTGGTGAAGAAGGGGGCGATGACGAGGACCAGCAGCAGGTTGCGCCAGCGGCCCGCCTTGAAGGCGATCAGGTAGGCCAGCGGGTAGCCGAGCAGCAGGCACAGCGCGGTCGCGGTGCCCGCGTAGAGCAGGGAGCGCAGGAACTGCGGGAAGTACTCGGTCAGGGCGTCCCAGTAGGTCTGGAAGTGCCAGGTGACCTCGAAGCCCTCTTCGAGCGATCCGGTCTGCACCGAGGTGGAGGCCTGGTAGACCATCGGCAGCACGAAGAAGACGAGCAGCCAGACGATCCCGGGGAGCAGCAGCCAGTACGGGACCAGGCGCTTCTTCAGGGACGCCTTGTGCACCGGGGGCTCGGCGGGGGCGGTGGCCTCGGGGGGCGCGGCGGTGGCGGTCACGCGCTCTCCTCGGCCGTCTCGACGCCGGCCGAGCCCGTCGTCCCCGCGAGCACGGACTGGGCGGCGTCCAGGCCGAAGGTGTGTTCCGGGTTCCAGTGCAGGACCACGTCGGCGCCGGGGACGAGGCGGGCGTCGCGCTCGATGTTCTGGACGTACACCTCCAGCTCAGGGCAGACCGGGCTGTCGATGACGAACTGCGTGGAGACGCCGATGAAGGAGGAGTCGGCGATCTTCCCGGTGATCTTGTTGCGGCCGGCCGCGACGGTGTCCTCGTCGGCCGCCGGGACCAGGGAGATCTTCTCCGGCCGCACGCCGACGAGGAGCTTTCCGCCCGCGCGGGGCGTGGTCGAACATCGGGCGGTGGGCAGCCGCAGGGTGGTGCCGGAGGCGGAGACGATCACGTCGGAGCCGGTGGACTCGACGGAGGCCTCGATGAGGTTCGAGGTGCCGAGGAAGTTGGCGACGAAGGTGGTGCGCGGGTTCTCGTACAGCTCGGCGGGGGCACCCAGCTGCTCGACGCGGCCGCCGTTCATCACCGCGACCGTGTCGGCCATGGTCATGGCCTCCTCCTGGTCGTGCGTGACGTGCACGAAGGTGATGCCCACCTCGGTCTGGATGCGCTTGAGCTCCAGCTGCATCTGGCGGCGCAGCTTGAGGTCGAGGGCGCCGAGCGGCTCGTCGAGCAGCAGTACCTGGGGGTGGTTGATGAGGGCGCGGGCGACGGCCACGCGCTGCTGCTGGCCGCCGGAGAGCTGGTGGGGCTTCTTGCGGGCGTGCTCGCCGAGCTGCACCAGGTCGATCATCTCGTCGACCTGCTTCTTGACGGACTTGATGCCGCGGCGGCGCAGGCCGAAGGCTATGTTCTCGAAGATGTCCATGTGCGGGAACAGCGCGTAGCTCTGGAAGACGGTGTTCACCGGGCGCTTGTACGGCGGGAGGTGGGTGACCTCGCGGTCGCCGAGGCTGACCGTGCCGGTGGAGGGCTCCTCCAGGCCGGCGATCATGCGCAGGGTGGTGGTCTTCCCGCAGCCCGAGGCGCCGAGCAGGGCGAAGAAGGAGCCCTGGGGGATGGTGAGGTCCAGCGGCTGCACGGCGGTGAAGGAGCCGTAGTGCTTGCTGATCCCGGCGAGGCGGACGTCGCCGCTCGCGGTCTTGTCGGTCATGGGCCTGGGCCTTCGGTGGTGTGTCGTGGAAGGGGACGGGGCGCGGGTGGGGGATGCCGGCGGGTGCGGTCCGGTCAGGCGCCGATGAGCTTGGCGAACTTCTCCTCGTACGCCGTCTCTTCCTCGCTGGTGAGGGAGCGGAAGGCGTGGGCCTTGGCGGCCATCTCCTTGTCCGGCACGATCAGCGGGTTGTCCGCGAGGGCCGGGTCGATCTTGGCGAGCTCTTCCTTCACGCCGTCGACGGGGCAGACGTAGCTGATGAACGCGGCGAGCCGGGCCGCGACCTCGGGCTCGTAGTAGTAGTCGATGAGCTTCTCGGCGTTGGCCTTGTGCCGGGCCCTGGCGGGGACGAGCAGGTTGTCGCTGGAGGTGATGTATCCGGCGGCCGGGATCGCGTACTTGATGTCCGGGTTGCCGGCCTGGAGCTGGATGACGTCGCCCGCCCAGGCGAGACAGGCCGCCAGGTCGCCCTTGTCGAGGTCGGCGGTGTAGTCGTTGCCGGTGAAGCGGCGGATCTGCTTGGTGTCCACGCCCTTCTGGAGCCGGCCGATCGCCGCGTCGTAGTCCGCGGTGGTGAAGGCCGCCGGGTTCTTGCCCTGGTCGAGGAGGGTCATGCCGACGGAGTCGCGCATCTCGGTGAGGAAGCCGACGCGGCCCTTGAGGGAGGGGTCGTCGAGGAGCTGCGTGACGGAGTCGACCTTCTTGCCGCCGGTGGCCTTGGAGTTGTAGGCGATGACGGTGTCGATGCCGGTCCACGGGTAGCTGTGGGCGCGGCCCGGGTCCCAGTCGGGGTTGCGGAACTGCGGGATCAGGTTGGCGTAGGCGTGCGGGAGGTGGGAGGGGTCGAGCTTCTGCGCCCACCCGAGGCGGATGATGCGGGCGGCGAGCCAGTCGGTGACGACGATCAGGTCGCGGCCGGTCTCCTGGCCGGCGGCGAGCTGCGGGCGTATCTTGCCGAAGAACTCGACGTTGTCGTTGATGTCCTCGGTGTACTTGACCTGGATCCCGGTCCGCTTGGTGAACTCCTCCAGCGTGGGACGGCTCTTCTCGTCGTCGCCGGTGTCCATGTACTCGGTCCAGTTGGAGAAGTCGATCTCCTTCTCCTGGTCCGAGTGGTCGTCGGAGGCCACGGCCCCGCCCTCGCGCTTGGCGGGCGGGATGCCGCAGGCGGTGAGGGCGGAGAGACCGCCCAGGGTGAGCGCCCCGACTCCGGAGGCGCGCAGCAGCGAGCGGCGGGTGAGGGCGCCGCGCCCGCTGGTGAGGCTGCGCCGCATCGCTGCGGTCTGCGCCGCCGAGAGGCGGTCGGGCTCGAACTGCTCCATGCGCGTTGCCCTTTCGGGAGGGATGGCCGCTGGTCAGGCGGCCGGTTCTTATCGGTCCCCGAAGATCGTGCGGTGCCAGTCCTTCGCGGCCACCGCAGTATTGTCGAACATCACGTGCTTGACCTGTGTGTACTCCTCGAACGAGTAGGCGCTCATGTCCTTGCCGAAGCCGCTCGCCTTGTATCCGCCGTGCGGCATCTCGCTGATGATCGGGATGTGGTCGTTGACCCAGACGCAGCCCGCCTTGAGTTCGCGGGTGGCGCGGTTCGCCCGGTAGAGGTCGCGGGTCCAGGCGGAGGCCGCGAGCCCGTACGGGGTGTCGTTGGCCAGGGCCAGGCCCTCGTCGTCGGTGTCGAAGGGCAGCACGACCAGGACCGGGCCGAAGATCTCGGACTGGACGATCTCGCTGTCCTGCGCGGCGCCGGAGATCAGGGTGGGCCGGTAGTAGGCGCCCTCGGCGAGACCGCTCTCCTCCTCCCGGGCGCCGGGGATCTCGCCGCCGGTGACGACGGTGGCGTACGAGCGGGCGCGCTCGACGAACGCGGCGACCCGGTCGCGCTGGGCGTGCGAGACGAGCGGGCCGAGGTCGGTGGCGGGCGCGAAGGGGTCGCCCAGGCGGACGGTCTCCATCAGCTCCGCGACCCGGGCGGTGAACGCGTCGTGCAGCGGGCGCTGCACGTAGGCGCGGGTGGCGGCGGTGCAGTCCTGGCCGGTGTTGATGAGCGAGGCGGCGACCGCGCCGTGGGCGGCGGCCTCGACGTCGGCGTCGTCGAAGACGACGAAGGGCGCCTTGCCGCCGAGCTCCAGGTGGAGCCGCTTGACGGTGGCGGTCGCGATCTCGGCGACCCGCTTGCCGACGGCGGTGGAGCCGGTGAAGGAGGTCATGACCACGTCGGGGTGACCGACGAGGTGCTCCCCGGCGTCCCGTCCGGCGCCCGTGACGATGTTGACCACGCCGTCCGGGATGCCCGCCTCCTTGGCCGCCTGGGCGAACATCAGGGAGGTCAGCGGGGTGAGCTCGGCGGGCTTGAGGACGATCGTGTTGCCCGCGGCGATGGCCGGGAGGATCTTCCAGGCGGCCATCTGGAGGGGGTAGTTCCAGGGTGCGATGGAGCCGACGACGCCGATCGCCTCGCGGCGCACGTAGGAGGTGTGGTCCCCCGAGTACTCGCCGGCCGCCTGGCCCTGGAGGTGGCGGGCCGCGCCGGCGAAGAACGCGGTGTTGTCGATGGTCCCCGGCACGTCGAACTCGGTCGACAGCTTGAGGGGCTTGCCGCACTGGAGGGACTCGGCGTACGCGAAGTCCGCGGCCTGCTCGGCCAGTACGGCGGCCAGCCGGTGCAGGGCGTCCGAACGCTCACCCGGAGTGGCGGCCGACCAGCCGGGGAAGGCCCGCTTGGCGGCGGCCACGGCCTCGTCCACGTCCGCCGTTCCGGCCAGCTCGTAGGTGAGCACCTCCTCGCCGGTGGCGGGGTCGACGACGGTGTGCGACCGGCCCGAGGTGCCCGGCCGGAGCCGGCCGTCGATGTACTGCGCGCCGTCTGCGAAGCGGTCCTTGACCTGGAAGCGGTTACCCATCGCTCTCACGCTCTCCGTAGCTACAGCTCGAATTGAGTGCCGATCCTGGCAGAGGCGTTCTCCCCCGCCAAGGGATTCCGTTGTTGCCTTTTGATTACGCGACGGAATCGGTCGACCATATGTCGAGGCAACCCCGAAATCCCGTACGAAGTGTCCGTGGTGACTGCGACACTCGCGTGCATGGAGATGATCGACACGTTGATCGAGCAGGTCAGCCGGGGTGAGCGGGTGAAGTACCTGCCCTTCTGGGGACACCGGCCGCTGCCCGACGGAAGACTCGGACCGAGCTGCCTCAGCCAGTGGTGGCCCTCACCCTTCACTGTGGGTGACGTCCGGTACGCCACCGCGGAGCACTGGATGATGGCCGGAAAAGCACGCCTGTTCGGGGACGCCGAGGCCGAGCGCGCCGCCCTGGCGGCCGGGAGTCCGGCGGCGGCCAAGAAGGCCGGGCGGCTGGTGCGCCGGTTCGACGAGGAGGTCTGGCGGCGGGAGCGGTTCGCGCTGGTCGTCGAGGGCAGCGTGCACAAGTTCGGCTCCGATCCGGCGCTGCGCTCCTACCTGCTGGGCACGGGGTCGCGGGTGCTGGTCGAGGCGAGCCCCGTGGACCGGATCTGGGGCATCGGGCTGGCCGCGGACGACGAACGCGCGCTGCGGCCGGACCGGTGGCGCGGCCTGAACCTGCTGGGCTTCGCCCTGATGGAGGCCCGGGAGCGGCTGCGCGGGGAGGCCGGGTGACGGAGCGGCGCCGGGTGGCGGCCGTCATCGTGCGCGGCGGCGGCGTCCTGATGGTGGGCGAGCGGCACCGGGGGCCGTCCGGCCGCCACGAGGGGGCGGAGTACTGGACGCTGCCGGGCGGCGGGGTGGAGCCCGGGGAGGACCTGGAGGCGGCGGTCCGTCGGGAGGTGGCCGAGGAGACGGGGCTGACCCCCCTGGAGGTGCGGTACGCGTACGAGGCGCCGTACCCCTCCGGGTGGACCACCTGCTTCCGGGTGGAGGTCGCGCCCGGCGAGCCGGTGCTGGGGGTGGACGGGGACCTGGACTGCGCGTGCCCCCGGAGGGTGGGGCTGACCTGGGTCCCGGTCCCCCGCGCGGAACCGGACGGGCCCTGGATGGTCCCCACCCTCCTGTCGGCCGTCCCGCTCTGAGCACCCCGACGGGGGCGGGGGGTCGCTCAGGCCCGCTCGCGCGGGCCGTCGACCTGGGACACGGAGGACGGGGAGTCCGAGCCGCCGTCCGGGTCGGCGAAGTCGGGGGCGAGGAAGATGAGCAGGGTCATGCCTATGCCCAGCACCAGGCCGACCGCGCCGAGGATGATGCCGGCCAGGGCCACCCCGCCGTTGGTGGCCTCGCCCCGGGCGGCCTTGCCCCGGCCCAGCGCCCCGAAGACGACGGCGGCGATGCCGAGGGCGATGGCCCCGAACAGGGTGGCGCAGGCCAACACCGACAGGATGCCGAGCACGAGGGCGGTGACCCCGAAGCCGTTGCTCGCGGGCGGCGTCGCGTACGGGTACGGGTACCCCGGCTGGCCGGGGTAGCCGGGATAGCCGGGGTAGCCGGGATAGCCGGGGTAGCCCGGGTAACCGGCAGGGCCGGGCTGGCCGGGGTACCCGGGCTGCCCCGGGGCTCCGGGCGGGCCGGGATAGGCGTACGCGCCGGGAGCGGGCTGCGCGGGGTACCCGTACGCGGACCCGGGGGCCGGGGGCTGCGGGTACGGCGCGGCGGCCGGCGGGCCCGGCTGCTGCGGCGGCGGGTAACCGGACGGCGCGGGCGCGGGGGGCACGCCGGGCAGGCCCACCATCGTCGGCTGCTCGTGCACCGGCGGGGCCGGCTGGGCGCCCTGCGGCTTCGCCTGGTCCGGCGCCTGCCGCTCGGGCGGCGCCCACGGATCCCTCGGCTCAGGGCTGTGGTCGGTCATGCGGCGCCCCCCTTCTCTCGTACGGCCATGCTAAGCGCTGCCACCGACACGGCCGGGGCCTGCCTACGATGAGGCCGACCCGCCCGCACCCGTGTCCTCCCGGAGGCCCCCATGCCCGACCTGCACCCCTTCATCGCGGGGCTGCCCAAGGCCGAACTGCACGTCCACCACGTCGGCTCGGCGTCCCCCCGCATCGTGGCCGAACTGGCCTCCCGCCACCCCGACTCGAAGGTCCCCACCGACCCCGACGCGCTGGCCGACTACTTCACCTTCACCGACTTCGCCCACTTCATCGAGGTCTACCTGTCGGTCGTCG contains these protein-coding regions:
- a CDS encoding NAD(P)/FAD-dependent oxidoreductase, with the protein product MAPVAMRSVAKSLSEAKPVSYWLDDPGRPAPQPALTSDERCDLLVVGGGYSGLWTALIAKERDPGRDVVLIESKEAGWAASGRNGGFCAASLTHGLANGMARWPGELAKLEELGARNLDAIEEAVARYGIDCDFERTGEIDVATEPHQVEELRELHEEAVKLGLGAGSEWLEGEALRAEVDSPTFLAGLWDRDGVAMLNPARLAWGLKRACLEQGVRIYENTRGLKMAQAGAGMTVETPYGTILARRVALGTNIFPSLVRRIRPFTVPVYDYALMTEPLDEEQLASIGWKNRQGLGDSANQFHYFRITRDNRILWGGYDAIYPYRGKLDSEYDHRPETYLKLAEHFFTAFPQLEGVRFSHAWGGAIDTCSRFSAFFGTAHRGRVAYAAGYTGLGVGATRFGAEVMLDLLDGLSTERTRLEMVKSKPMPFPPEPFAWTGIALTKWSLARADARGGHRNLWLKTLDRLGLGFDS
- a CDS encoding ABC transporter permease; this encodes MRWLRRNLVVIAGLTTLAYLILPNVVVTVFSFNNPTGRFNYAWQEFSLDAWKDPCGVADLCGSLALSLQIALWATIGATVLGTAIAFALVRYRFRARGAVNSLIFLPMAMPEIVMAASLLALFLNMGIQLGFWTILIAHVMFCLSFVVAAVKARVLSMDPRLEEAARDLYAGPVQTFLRVTLPIAAPGIAAGALLSFALSFDDFIITNFNSGNTVTFPMFVWGSAQRGTPVQINVIGTAMFAIAVLVVLAGQWAGNRRKKAQPQ
- a CDS encoding ABC transporter permease yields the protein MTATAAPPEATAPAEPPVHKASLKKRLVPYWLLLPGIVWLLVFFVLPMVYQASTSVQTGSLEEGFEVTWHFQTYWDALTEYFPQFLRSLLYAGTATALCLLLGYPLAYLIAFKAGRWRNLLLVLVIAPFFTSFLIRTLAWKTILADGGPVVGALDAVGFLDVTSWLGMTEGDRVLATPLAVVCGLTYNFLPFMILPLYTSLERIDTRLHEAAGDLYATPATVFRKVTFPLSMPGVVSGTLLTFIPASGDYVNAELLGSTDTRMIGNVIQSQYLRILDYPTAAALSFILMAIVLIMVTIYIRRAGTEDLV
- a CDS encoding ABC transporter ATP-binding protein codes for the protein MTDKTASGDVRLAGISKHYGSFTAVQPLDLTIPQGSFFALLGASGCGKTTTLRMIAGLEEPSTGTVSLGDREVTHLPPYKRPVNTVFQSYALFPHMDIFENIAFGLRRRGIKSVKKQVDEMIDLVQLGEHARKKPHQLSGGQQQRVAVARALINHPQVLLLDEPLGALDLKLRRQMQLELKRIQTEVGITFVHVTHDQEEAMTMADTVAVMNGGRVEQLGAPAELYENPRTTFVANFLGTSNLIEASVESTGSDVIVSASGTTLRLPTARCSTTPRAGGKLLVGVRPEKISLVPAADEDTVAAGRNKITGKIADSSFIGVSTQFVIDSPVCPELEVYVQNIERDARLVPGADVVLHWNPEHTFGLDAAQSVLAGTTGSAGVETAEESA
- a CDS encoding polyamine ABC transporter substrate-binding protein; this translates as MEQFEPDRLSAAQTAAMRRSLTSGRGALTRRSLLRASGVGALTLGGLSALTACGIPPAKREGGAVASDDHSDQEKEIDFSNWTEYMDTGDDEKSRPTLEEFTKRTGIQVKYTEDINDNVEFFGKIRPQLAAGQETGRDLIVVTDWLAARIIRLGWAQKLDPSHLPHAYANLIPQFRNPDWDPGRAHSYPWTGIDTVIAYNSKATGGKKVDSVTQLLDDPSLKGRVGFLTEMRDSVGMTLLDQGKNPAAFTTADYDAAIGRLQKGVDTKQIRRFTGNDYTADLDKGDLAACLAWAGDVIQLQAGNPDIKYAIPAAGYITSSDNLLVPARARHKANAEKLIDYYYEPEVAARLAAFISYVCPVDGVKEELAKIDPALADNPLIVPDKEMAAKAHAFRSLTSEEETAYEEKFAKLIGA
- a CDS encoding gamma-aminobutyraldehyde dehydrogenase, with the protein product MGNRFQVKDRFADGAQYIDGRLRPGTSGRSHTVVDPATGEEVLTYELAGTADVDEAVAAAKRAFPGWSAATPGERSDALHRLAAVLAEQAADFAYAESLQCGKPLKLSTEFDVPGTIDNTAFFAGAARHLQGQAAGEYSGDHTSYVRREAIGVVGSIAPWNYPLQMAAWKILPAIAAGNTIVLKPAELTPLTSLMFAQAAKEAGIPDGVVNIVTGAGRDAGEHLVGHPDVVMTSFTGSTAVGKRVAEIATATVKRLHLELGGKAPFVVFDDADVEAAAHGAVAASLINTGQDCTAATRAYVQRPLHDAFTARVAELMETVRLGDPFAPATDLGPLVSHAQRDRVAAFVERARSYATVVTGGEIPGAREEESGLAEGAYYRPTLISGAAQDSEIVQSEIFGPVLVVLPFDTDDEGLALANDTPYGLAASAWTRDLYRANRATRELKAGCVWVNDHIPIISEMPHGGYKASGFGKDMSAYSFEEYTQVKHVMFDNTAVAAKDWHRTIFGDR
- a CDS encoding NADAR family protein; amino-acid sequence: MEMIDTLIEQVSRGERVKYLPFWGHRPLPDGRLGPSCLSQWWPSPFTVGDVRYATAEHWMMAGKARLFGDAEAERAALAAGSPAAAKKAGRLVRRFDEEVWRRERFALVVEGSVHKFGSDPALRSYLLGTGSRVLVEASPVDRIWGIGLAADDERALRPDRWRGLNLLGFALMEARERLRGEAG
- a CDS encoding NUDIX domain-containing protein is translated as MTERRRVAAVIVRGGGVLMVGERHRGPSGRHEGAEYWTLPGGGVEPGEDLEAAVRREVAEETGLTPLEVRYAYEAPYPSGWTTCFRVEVAPGEPVLGVDGDLDCACPRRVGLTWVPVPRAEPDGPWMVPTLLSAVPL
- a CDS encoding DUF4190 domain-containing protein; the protein is MTDHSPEPRDPWAPPERQAPDQAKPQGAQPAPPVHEQPTMVGLPGVPPAPAPSGYPPPQQPGPPAAAPYPQPPAPGSAYGYPAQPAPGAYAYPGPPGAPGQPGYPGQPGPAGYPGYPGYPGYPGYPGYPGQPGYPYPYATPPASNGFGVTALVLGILSVLACATLFGAIALGIAAVVFGALGRGKAARGEATNGGVALAGIILGAVGLVLGIGMTLLIFLAPDFADPDGGSDSPSSVSQVDGPRERA